Proteins from a single region of Streptomyces vinaceus:
- a CDS encoding DEAD/DEAH box helicase, translated as MTLIDQLPPNADPDALFEAFSSWAEDQGITLYPAQEEALIEVVSGANVILSTPTGSGKSLVAAGAHFTALAQDKVTFYTAPIKALVSEKFFDLCKLFGTENVGMLTGDASVNADAPVICCTAEVLASIALRDGKYADIGQVVMDEFHFYAEPDRGWAWQIPLLELPQAQFVLMSATLGDVKRFEEDLTRRTGRPTSVVRSATRPVPLSYEYVTTPITDTITELLETRQAPVYIVHFTQAQAVERAQSLMSINMCTREEKDKIADLIGNFRFTTKFGQNLSRYVRHGIGVHHAGMLPKYRRLVEKLAQAGLLKVICGTDTLGVGVNVPIRTVLFTALTKYDGNRVRTLRAREFHQIAGRAGRAGFDTAGYVVAQAPEHVIENEKALAKAGDDPKKRRKVVRKKAPEGFVAWSDTTFEKLIAADPEPLTSRFKVTNIMLLSVIARPGDAFQAMRHLLEDNHEPRKAQLRHIRRAIAIYRSLLDGGVVEKLDTPDAEGRTIRLTVDLQQDFALNQPLSTFALASFDLLDPESPSYALDMVSVVESTLDDPRQILAAQQNKERGIAVGAMKADGIEYEERMERLQDVTYPKPLEELLLHAYDVYSKSHPWVRDHPVSPKSIIRDMYERAMTFTEFTSFYELARTEGIVLRYLASAYKALDHTIPDDLKSEDLQDLIAWLGELVRQVDSSLLDEWEQLANPEVETAEQAQEKADQVKPVTANARAFRVLVRNAMFRRVELAALDHVDQLGELDAESGWDADAWGEAMDAYWDEYDDLGTGPDARGPKLLQIEEDPAHGLWRVRQTFADPNGDHGWGISAEVDLAASDEEGRAIIRLTSVGELGAL; from the coding sequence GTGACCCTCATTGATCAGCTCCCGCCGAACGCCGACCCCGACGCCCTCTTCGAGGCTTTCTCCTCGTGGGCGGAGGATCAGGGCATCACCCTGTACCCGGCTCAGGAGGAGGCGCTGATCGAGGTCGTCTCCGGGGCGAACGTGATCTTGTCCACGCCGACCGGCTCCGGCAAGAGCCTCGTGGCGGCGGGTGCGCACTTCACGGCCCTCGCCCAGGACAAGGTGACCTTCTACACCGCCCCGATCAAGGCGCTGGTGTCGGAGAAGTTCTTCGACCTGTGCAAGCTCTTCGGCACCGAGAACGTCGGCATGCTGACCGGCGACGCCTCCGTGAACGCGGACGCCCCGGTGATCTGCTGCACCGCCGAGGTGCTGGCCTCCATCGCTCTGCGCGACGGCAAGTACGCCGACATCGGCCAGGTCGTCATGGACGAGTTCCACTTCTATGCCGAGCCGGACCGCGGCTGGGCCTGGCAGATCCCGCTGCTGGAGCTCCCGCAGGCGCAGTTCGTCCTGATGTCGGCGACCCTCGGCGACGTGAAGCGCTTCGAGGAGGACCTGACCCGGCGCACCGGCCGGCCGACCTCGGTGGTCCGCTCCGCGACCCGGCCCGTGCCGCTGTCGTACGAGTACGTCACGACGCCGATCACCGACACCATCACCGAGTTGCTGGAGACCCGGCAGGCTCCGGTGTACATCGTGCACTTCACGCAGGCCCAGGCGGTCGAGCGGGCGCAGTCGCTGATGAGCATCAACATGTGCACCCGCGAGGAGAAGGACAAGATCGCCGATCTGATCGGCAACTTCCGCTTCACCACGAAGTTCGGCCAGAACCTCTCCCGCTACGTCCGGCACGGCATCGGCGTCCACCACGCCGGCATGCTGCCCAAGTACCGGCGCCTGGTCGAGAAGCTGGCGCAGGCCGGCCTGCTGAAGGTGATCTGCGGTACCGACACGCTCGGCGTCGGGGTCAACGTCCCCATCCGCACGGTGCTGTTCACCGCGCTCACCAAGTACGACGGCAACCGCGTCCGCACGCTGCGCGCCCGCGAATTCCATCAGATCGCCGGCCGCGCGGGCCGGGCCGGATTCGACACGGCGGGCTACGTGGTCGCCCAGGCGCCCGAGCACGTCATCGAGAACGAGAAGGCCCTCGCCAAGGCGGGCGACGACCCGAAGAAGCGCCGCAAGGTGGTGCGCAAGAAGGCTCCCGAGGGCTTCGTCGCCTGGTCGGACACCACCTTCGAGAAGCTCATCGCCGCCGACCCGGAGCCGCTCACCTCCCGGTTCAAGGTCACCAACATCATGCTGCTGTCGGTCATCGCCCGTCCGGGCGATGCCTTCCAGGCGATGCGCCACCTCCTGGAGGACAACCACGAGCCGCGCAAGGCGCAGCTGCGGCACATCCGGCGGGCCATCGCGATCTACCGCTCGCTGCTGGACGGAGGCGTGGTCGAGAAGCTGGACACCCCGGACGCGGAGGGCCGCACCATCCGGCTCACCGTCGACCTCCAGCAGGACTTCGCTCTCAACCAGCCGCTGTCCACCTTCGCGCTCGCCTCCTTCGACCTGCTCGACCCGGAGTCCCCCTCCTACGCGCTGGACATGGTCTCCGTCGTCGAGTCCACGCTGGACGACCCGCGCCAGATCCTGGCCGCCCAGCAGAACAAGGAACGCGGCATCGCCGTGGGCGCCATGAAGGCCGACGGGATCGAGTACGAGGAGAGGATGGAGCGCCTCCAGGACGTCACCTATCCCAAGCCGCTCGAAGAACTGCTCCTGCACGCCTACGACGTGTACAGCAAGAGCCACCCGTGGGTCCGTGACCACCCGGTCTCCCCGAAGTCGATCATCCGCGACATGTACGAGCGGGCGATGACCTTCACCGAGTTCACCTCCTTCTACGAACTCGCCCGCACCGAGGGCATCGTGCTGCGCTACCTGGCCAGCGCGTACAAGGCGCTGGACCACACGATCCCCGACGACCTCAAGTCCGAGGACCTCCAGGACCTCATCGCCTGGCTGGGCGAGCTCGTCCGCCAGGTCGACTCCAGCCTGCTCGACGAGTGGGAGCAGCTGGCGAACCCGGAGGTGGAGACGGCGGAGCAGGCCCAGGAGAAGGCCGACCAGGTCAAGCCGGTCACGGCGAACGCCCGCGCCTTCCGCGTCCTGGTCCGCAACGCCATGTTCCGCCGCGTGGAGCTCGCCGCCCTGGACCACGTCGACCAGCTGGGCGAGCTGGACGCCGAGTCCGGCTGGGACGCCGACGCCTGGGGGGAGGCCATGGACGCGTACTGGGACGAGTACGACGACCTGGGCACGGGCCCCGACGCGCGCGGCCCGAAGCTGCTCCAGATCGAGGAGGACCCGGCGCACGGCCTGTGGCGCGTCCGCCAGACCTTCGCGGACCCCAACGGGGACCATGGCTGGGGCATCAGCGCCGAAGTCGACCTCGCGGCCTCCGACGAGGAAGGCCGTGCGATCATCCGACTGACCTCGGTCGGTGAACTCGGCGCGCTCTGA
- a CDS encoding ABC transporter ATP-binding protein, which translates to MQISDLPYPDPGVPDARSGPRFLVWLGRGQLGGQARSLCWGLVHFGGVAGLPYAVGLGVEAVVQRDGNRLLLVGALLALIGLAISVGDAMLHRTAVTNWITAAARVQQLLARKTAELGSALTRRVAAGEVVAVSTGDVEKIGWFVEAVSRFLAAAFSVVAICVGLLFFAPSIGVVVAIGVPVLALSVLPLLPRATRRADIQREKAGKATELASDTVAGLRVLRGIGGEELFLGRYREASQEVRKAAVRSARMWALISAIQVLLPGALLITVVWYGSVLVLDGRLEVGELVAAFSAVATMLYPLRHFEEIAMAYSFSRPSAARAARVLSLTRTEVPEPQAPRARPAEAPAPGGDLYDPATGLLAPAGRFTAVVCGDPDLAGRLAERLGGHPADDGPAAERGSVLLGGVALDELALDTARTLVLVQDKDPVLLSGTLRELFAVPASGAVEPGAALAAAQCGDVLDALLQSAPDGVDDPMDARITERGRSLSGGQRQRLALARSLATDPEVLVLDEPTSAVDSHTEARIADGITALRAGRTTVVLASSPLLLDRADRVVLIHEGAVAATGTHRELLHDEPLYRAVVTRETDEEQRVARMELTRLEEDRLEKALTEIEESA; encoded by the coding sequence ATGCAGATCAGCGATCTTCCGTATCCGGACCCCGGAGTACCGGACGCCCGCTCCGGCCCGCGCTTCCTGGTGTGGCTCGGGCGGGGCCAGCTCGGCGGACAGGCCAGAAGCCTGTGCTGGGGACTGGTGCACTTCGGCGGTGTCGCCGGGCTCCCGTACGCGGTGGGCCTGGGCGTCGAGGCGGTCGTACAGCGCGACGGCAACCGGTTGCTGCTGGTCGGCGCGCTCCTGGCGCTGATCGGCCTCGCCATCTCGGTGGGCGACGCGATGCTCCACCGGACCGCCGTCACCAACTGGATCACCGCCGCGGCGCGGGTGCAGCAGTTGCTCGCCCGCAAGACCGCCGAGCTGGGCTCCGCCCTGACCCGGCGGGTCGCGGCCGGCGAGGTCGTCGCGGTTTCCACGGGTGACGTGGAGAAGATCGGCTGGTTCGTCGAGGCGGTCTCCCGCTTCCTCGCGGCCGCCTTCTCCGTCGTCGCCATCTGCGTCGGCCTGCTGTTCTTCGCGCCCTCGATCGGTGTGGTCGTCGCGATCGGCGTCCCCGTGCTCGCCCTGTCCGTACTGCCGCTGCTGCCGCGCGCCACCCGGCGCGCGGACATCCAGCGCGAGAAGGCGGGCAAGGCCACCGAACTCGCCTCCGACACCGTCGCCGGCCTGCGGGTGCTGCGCGGCATCGGCGGCGAGGAGCTGTTCCTGGGCCGCTACCGCGAGGCCTCGCAGGAGGTCCGCAAGGCGGCCGTGCGCAGCGCCCGGATGTGGGCACTGATCTCCGCGATCCAGGTGCTCCTCCCGGGCGCCCTGCTGATCACCGTGGTCTGGTACGGCTCGGTGCTCGTGCTGGACGGCCGCCTGGAGGTCGGTGAACTCGTAGCCGCCTTCAGCGCGGTGGCCACGATGCTCTACCCGCTGCGGCACTTCGAGGAGATCGCCATGGCGTACTCCTTCTCACGGCCCTCGGCCGCGCGGGCCGCGCGGGTGCTCTCGCTGACGCGTACGGAGGTTCCGGAGCCGCAGGCGCCCCGGGCCCGGCCCGCCGAGGCTCCGGCCCCGGGCGGGGACCTGTACGACCCCGCGACGGGACTGCTGGCCCCCGCGGGCCGGTTCACCGCCGTGGTGTGCGGGGATCCGGACCTGGCGGGGCGGCTCGCCGAGCGCCTCGGCGGGCATCCGGCGGACGACGGCCCGGCCGCCGAGCGGGGCTCGGTGCTGCTGGGCGGGGTCGCGCTGGACGAGCTCGCGCTGGACACGGCGCGCACGCTGGTCCTCGTACAGGACAAGGATCCGGTGCTGCTCTCCGGAACGCTGCGCGAGCTGTTCGCCGTACCCGCGTCCGGAGCGGTCGAGCCCGGGGCGGCGCTGGCCGCCGCCCAGTGCGGGGACGTCCTGGACGCGCTGCTGCAGTCGGCGCCGGACGGGGTGGACGACCCGATGGACGCCCGGATCACCGAGCGCGGCCGGTCCCTGTCCGGCGGGCAGCGCCAGCGGCTCGCGCTGGCGCGCTCCCTGGCCACCGACCCGGAGGTGCTGGTGCTGGACGAACCGACCTCGGCCGTGGACTCGCACACCGAGGCGCGGATCGCGGACGGGATCACCGCCCTGCGCGCCGGGCGCACCACGGTGGTCCTGGCCTCCTCACCGCTGCTCCTGGACCGCGCCGACCGGGTGGTCCTGATCCACGAGGGCGCGGTCGCCGCGACCGGTACGCACCGTGAACTGCTGCACGACGAACCGCTCTACCGGGCGGTCGTCACCCGCGAGACCGACGAGGAGCAGCGGGTGGCCCGCATGGAACTGACCCGGCTGGAAGAAGACCGGCTGGAAAAGGCACTGACAGAGATCGAGGAATCCGCATGA
- a CDS encoding ABC transporter ATP-binding protein: MIGVAPPQYDPAAPASAATLPVGTTATVRGYVRGLFRRHRRAFVLLVTVNAAAVTASMVGPYLLGRVVDQLAAGARELHLGRVALLFALALAVQTFFVRQVRLRGAMLGEEMLADLREDFLVRSVGLPPGVLERAGTGDLLSRITTDIDRLANAMREAVPQLAIGVVWVGLLFGALTVTAPQLALAALVALPVLVVGCRWYFRRAPSAYRSEAAGYAAVAAALTETVDAGRTVEAHRLGPGRIALSEQRIKEWTAWERYTLYLRTVLFPVINVTFVTILGSVLMIGGYCVLQGWMSVGQLTTGALLAQMMVDPIGLILRWYDELQVAQVSLARLVGVREIEPDAGDAAVSPKGRDVRADEVRFGYREGVDVLHQVSMSVPPGTRMALVGPSGAGKSTLGRLLAGIYAPRTGEVTLGGAELSRMPAERVREQVALVNQEHHVFVGSLRDNLRLARTGAKDAELWAALGAVDADGWARALDTGLDTEVGSGGTALTPAQAQQIALARLVLADPHTLVLDEATSLLDPRAARHLERSLARVLDGRTVIAIAHRLHTAHDADVIAVVEGGRISELGSHDELVAADGAYAALWRSWHG, encoded by the coding sequence ATGATCGGCGTGGCGCCGCCGCAATACGATCCGGCGGCCCCCGCATCGGCCGCCACCCTGCCCGTGGGCACGACGGCGACCGTACGGGGCTACGTGCGCGGCCTCTTCCGCCGCCACCGGCGGGCCTTCGTGCTGCTGGTGACGGTCAACGCGGCCGCGGTGACCGCCTCCATGGTCGGCCCGTACCTGCTGGGGCGGGTCGTGGACCAGCTGGCGGCAGGGGCGCGCGAGCTCCATCTGGGGCGCGTGGCCCTGCTGTTCGCGCTGGCCCTCGCGGTCCAGACGTTCTTCGTCCGGCAGGTCCGGCTGCGCGGGGCGATGCTCGGCGAGGAGATGCTGGCCGACCTGCGCGAGGACTTCCTGGTGCGCTCCGTGGGCCTGCCCCCGGGCGTGCTGGAGCGGGCCGGCACCGGTGACCTGCTGTCGCGGATCACCACCGACATCGACCGGCTGGCCAACGCCATGCGCGAGGCCGTGCCGCAGCTGGCCATCGGCGTGGTCTGGGTCGGACTGCTCTTCGGGGCGCTCACGGTGACCGCGCCGCAGCTGGCCCTGGCCGCGCTGGTGGCCCTGCCTGTGCTGGTGGTCGGCTGCCGCTGGTACTTCCGGCGGGCGCCTTCGGCGTACCGCTCGGAGGCGGCCGGGTACGCGGCGGTCGCGGCCGCGCTCACCGAGACGGTGGACGCGGGGCGCACGGTCGAGGCGCACCGCCTCGGTCCGGGCCGGATCGCGCTGTCGGAGCAGCGGATCAAGGAGTGGACCGCGTGGGAGCGGTACACGCTCTACCTGCGGACCGTCCTCTTCCCCGTCATCAACGTCACCTTCGTCACGATCCTCGGCTCCGTGCTGATGATCGGCGGGTACTGCGTGCTCCAGGGCTGGATGTCGGTCGGGCAGCTGACCACGGGTGCGCTGCTCGCGCAGATGATGGTCGATCCGATCGGCCTGATCCTGCGCTGGTACGACGAGCTCCAGGTGGCCCAGGTGTCGCTCGCCCGCCTGGTGGGCGTACGGGAGATCGAGCCGGACGCCGGTGACGCGGCCGTCTCCCCGAAGGGGAGGGACGTCCGGGCCGACGAGGTGCGCTTCGGCTACCGGGAGGGCGTGGACGTGCTGCACCAGGTGTCCATGTCCGTGCCGCCGGGCACCCGGATGGCGCTGGTCGGCCCCTCCGGGGCGGGCAAGTCCACGCTGGGCCGGCTGCTGGCGGGCATCTACGCGCCCCGGACCGGCGAGGTCACCCTCGGCGGGGCCGAGCTGTCGCGGATGCCCGCGGAGCGGGTGCGCGAGCAGGTGGCACTGGTCAACCAGGAGCACCACGTCTTCGTGGGCTCGCTGCGGGACAACCTGCGCCTGGCGCGCACCGGGGCGAAGGACGCCGAGCTGTGGGCGGCGCTGGGCGCGGTGGACGCGGACGGCTGGGCCCGGGCGCTGGATACCGGCCTCGACACGGAGGTGGGTTCCGGCGGTACGGCGCTGACCCCGGCGCAGGCGCAGCAGATCGCGCTGGCGCGGCTGGTGCTCGCGGACCCGCACACGCTGGTGCTGGACGAGGCGACGTCGCTGCTGGATCCGCGGGCCGCACGCCACCTGGAGCGTTCGCTGGCCCGGGTGCTGGACGGCCGTACGGTGATCGCGATCGCCCACCGGCTGCACACCGCGCACGACGCGGACGTGATCGCGGTGGTCGAGGGCGGCCGGATCAGCGAACTGGGCTCGCACGACGAGCTGGTCGCGGCGGACGGCGCGTACGCGGCGCTGTGGCGCTCCTGGCACGGCTGA
- a CDS encoding MarR family winged helix-turn-helix transcriptional regulator, whose protein sequence is MRTASETDSTDGVLAEQLLRLTRRLHRIQKHHLEPLGITPAQSRLLRLVSHYDGDRPPRMADLAARLEVVPRAVTTLVDGLEAAECVRRAPDPANRRVIRIELTDTGRATLRRLRNARTDAAEEILAPLTAEQREVLGGLLNALTDAPMERGC, encoded by the coding sequence ATGAGGACAGCTTCCGAAACCGACAGCACGGACGGCGTGCTCGCCGAGCAGCTGCTGCGGCTGACCCGTCGGCTCCACCGGATCCAGAAGCACCACCTGGAACCGCTCGGCATCACCCCCGCCCAGAGCCGGCTGCTGCGCCTCGTCTCGCACTACGACGGCGACCGGCCGCCCCGGATGGCGGACCTCGCCGCCCGCCTCGAAGTCGTGCCCCGCGCCGTGACCACACTGGTGGACGGCCTGGAGGCCGCCGAGTGCGTGCGCCGCGCGCCCGACCCGGCGAACCGGCGGGTCATACGGATCGAGCTGACCGACACCGGCCGCGCCACGCTGCGCCGGCTGCGCAACGCGCGGACCGACGCGGCAGAGGAGATCCTGGCCCCGTTGACCGCCGAGCAGCGCGAGGTGCTCGGCGGCCTGCTGAACGCTCTGACCGACGCCCCGATGGAGCGCGGCTGCTGA
- a CDS encoding FAD-binding and (Fe-S)-binding domain-containing protein, with product MPLLEPKPGALRPHSVLGPAPDRLPDHRAAGTPDPLRTELTDLLGADKVLWKVSDLVRYASDASPYRFVPQVVVIAEDLDDVSAVLSYAHGRGREVVFRAAGTSLNGQAQGEDILVDVRRHWAGIEVLEEGRRARIRPGTTVARANAALARHGRVLGPDPASAVACTLGGVVANNASGMTAGTTRNAYRTLSSLTFVLPGGTVVDTADPRADEELAHAEPALCRGLMEIKREIEADPGLVARIRAKYEIKNTTGYRLDAYLDGATPVEILRGLMVGSEGTLGFIAEVVLDTVPLERELLGALLFFPSLPAAAAAVPRFNAAGALAVEVMDGNTLRASVSVDGVPADWAGLPRDTTALLVEFRAPDEAGRAQYERRAAEVLAGLDLVTPVASITNAFTRDAGTINGYWKARRAFVTAVGGARAAGTTLITEDFAVPPSRLAEACEALLALQAGHGFDAAVAGHAAHGNLHFLLAFDASEPADVERYGAFMEAFCRLVVERFDGSLKAEHSTGRNMAPFLELEWGPRATELMWRTKRVVDPDGLLAPRILLDRDPAAHLRGLKTIPRVEAVADPCIECGFCEPTCPSGDLTTTPRQRIVLRREMMRQQPGSRVLDGLLDAYGHDAVDTCAGDSTCKLACPVGIDTGALMRGFRHRRHGAREEHAAALAARRFKTVEGAARLAVAAADELADRGGDRLLEAVTGAARRAVRPDLVPRWLPQLPGAAGELPRTERVGAAAVYYPACVNRIFGGPGGRPGPSLPEAVVAVSERAGKPVWIPGDVAGTCCATIWHSKGYEEGTRVMANRIVEAAWGWTAGGRLPLVVDASSCTLGIAREVVPYLTDDNRALHAELTVLDSVVWAADELLAHLEIRRTVGSAVLHPACSMHHLGDVAQLRAVAGACATEVVVPDDAGCCAFAGDRGMLHPELTASATEREAAEVTSRAFDAHLSANRMCEVGMDRATGRSYHSALLELERATRP from the coding sequence ATGCCGCTGCTGGAACCGAAGCCCGGGGCCCTGCGGCCGCACAGCGTCCTCGGCCCCGCCCCCGACCGGCTCCCCGACCACCGGGCCGCCGGCACCCCGGATCCGCTGCGCACCGAGCTGACGGATCTGCTCGGCGCCGACAAGGTGTTGTGGAAGGTTTCCGACCTGGTCCGGTACGCCTCCGACGCCTCGCCGTACCGGTTCGTGCCGCAGGTGGTGGTGATCGCCGAGGACCTCGACGACGTCTCCGCTGTCCTGTCGTACGCGCACGGCCGCGGGCGGGAGGTCGTCTTCCGCGCCGCGGGCACCTCGCTGAACGGTCAGGCCCAGGGCGAGGACATCCTGGTCGACGTACGCCGCCACTGGGCCGGCATCGAGGTGCTGGAGGAGGGCCGCCGGGCCCGGATCCGGCCCGGCACCACCGTGGCGCGGGCCAATGCCGCCCTCGCCCGGCACGGCCGCGTCCTCGGCCCCGACCCGGCGAGCGCCGTCGCCTGCACCCTCGGCGGGGTCGTCGCGAACAACGCGTCCGGCATGACGGCCGGGACCACGAGGAACGCGTACCGCACCCTGTCCTCCCTCACCTTCGTGCTGCCCGGCGGGACGGTCGTGGACACCGCCGACCCGCGCGCGGACGAGGAACTGGCGCACGCCGAACCGGCGCTGTGCCGCGGGCTGATGGAGATCAAGCGGGAGATCGAGGCCGATCCCGGGCTCGTCGCACGGATCCGCGCCAAGTACGAGATCAAGAACACCACCGGCTACCGCCTCGACGCCTACCTGGACGGCGCCACCCCGGTCGAGATCCTGCGCGGGCTGATGGTCGGCTCGGAGGGCACGCTCGGCTTCATCGCCGAGGTCGTCCTCGACACCGTGCCGCTGGAGCGCGAGCTCCTCGGTGCGCTGCTCTTCTTCCCCTCGCTGCCTGCCGCGGCGGCCGCCGTACCGCGGTTCAACGCGGCGGGCGCCCTCGCCGTGGAGGTGATGGACGGCAACACCCTGCGCGCCTCGGTCAGCGTCGACGGAGTCCCCGCCGACTGGGCCGGGCTGCCGAGGGACACCACCGCCCTGCTGGTGGAGTTCCGCGCCCCGGACGAGGCGGGCCGCGCGCAGTACGAGCGCCGCGCCGCCGAGGTGCTCGCCGGACTGGACCTCGTCACCCCGGTGGCCTCGATCACCAACGCGTTCACCCGCGACGCGGGGACGATCAACGGGTACTGGAAGGCCCGCAGGGCCTTCGTCACCGCCGTCGGCGGAGCCCGCGCCGCCGGCACCACCCTGATCACCGAGGACTTCGCCGTACCGCCCTCCCGGCTGGCCGAGGCCTGCGAGGCGCTCCTCGCGCTCCAGGCCGGGCACGGCTTCGACGCGGCCGTCGCCGGCCACGCGGCCCACGGCAACCTGCACTTCCTGCTCGCCTTCGACGCGTCGGAGCCCGCCGACGTAGAGCGGTACGGGGCCTTCATGGAGGCCTTCTGCCGCCTGGTGGTGGAGCGTTTCGACGGCTCGCTGAAGGCCGAGCACTCCACCGGCCGCAACATGGCGCCGTTCCTGGAGCTGGAGTGGGGGCCCAGGGCCACGGAGCTGATGTGGCGGACGAAGCGGGTCGTCGACCCCGACGGGCTGCTCGCCCCGCGCATCCTCCTCGACCGCGATCCGGCCGCCCATCTGCGCGGGCTGAAGACGATCCCGCGCGTCGAGGCGGTGGCCGACCCGTGCATCGAGTGCGGCTTCTGCGAACCGACCTGCCCCAGCGGGGACCTGACCACCACGCCCCGCCAACGGATCGTGCTGCGCCGGGAGATGATGCGCCAGCAGCCGGGCTCCCGCGTGCTGGACGGACTGCTCGACGCCTACGGCCACGACGCCGTGGACACCTGCGCCGGCGATTCCACCTGCAAGCTGGCCTGCCCCGTCGGCATCGACACGGGCGCGCTGATGCGCGGCTTCCGCCACCGCCGCCACGGTGCGCGCGAGGAGCACGCAGCGGCCCTCGCCGCCCGCCGGTTCAAGACCGTGGAGGGCGCCGCCCGGCTGGCCGTGGCCGCCGCCGACGAGCTGGCCGACCGGGGCGGGGACCGGCTGCTGGAGGCGGTCACCGGTGCCGCGCGCAGGGCCGTACGTCCCGACCTGGTTCCGCGGTGGCTGCCGCAGCTCCCCGGAGCCGCCGGGGAACTCCCCCGCACCGAGCGGGTGGGCGCAGCGGCCGTGTACTACCCGGCCTGTGTGAACCGGATCTTCGGCGGCCCCGGGGGCCGGCCCGGCCCCTCGCTGCCCGAGGCCGTGGTGGCGGTGTCGGAGCGGGCCGGGAAGCCGGTGTGGATCCCGGGCGACGTCGCGGGCACCTGCTGCGCGACGATCTGGCACTCCAAGGGCTACGAGGAGGGGACCCGGGTGATGGCCAACCGGATCGTGGAGGCCGCCTGGGGCTGGACCGCCGGCGGGCGGCTGCCGCTGGTGGTCGACGCCTCCTCGTGCACGCTGGGGATCGCGCGCGAGGTGGTCCCGTACCTGACGGACGACAACCGGGCGCTGCACGCGGAACTGACGGTCCTCGACTCGGTCGTGTGGGCGGCGGACGAGCTGCTCGCGCACCTGGAGATCCGGCGCACGGTGGGTTCGGCCGTGCTCCATCCGGCCTGCTCGATGCACCACTTGGGCGACGTCGCGCAGCTGCGGGCGGTGGCCGGGGCCTGTGCGACGGAGGTGGTGGTTCCCGACGATGCGGGCTGCTGCGCCTTCGCGGGAGACCGGGGCATGCTGCATCCGGAGCTGACCGCCTCGGCGACGGAGCGGGAGGCGGCGGAGGTGACTTCGCGGGCGTTCGACGCGCACCTGTCGGCGAACCGGATGTGCGAGGTGGGCATGGACCGGGCCACCGGCCGCAGTTATCACTCGGCGCTGCTGGAACTGGAGCGGGCCACCCGCCCTTGA
- a CDS encoding metal-dependent hydrolase produces MMGPAHSLSGAAAWLGVGAAAAAAGHPMPWPVLVVGALICAGAALAPDLDHKSATISRAFGPLSKGLCEVVDKISYAVYKATRAPKDARRTGGHRTLTHTWLWAVLIGAGSSALAVTTDRWGVLVLLFVHLVLAVEGLLWRAARMSSDVLVWLLGATSAWILAGVLDQPGNGAGWLFTDPGQEYLWLGLPILLGALVHDIGDALTVSGCPILWPLPIAGKRWYPVGPPKGMRFRAGSWVELKVLMPVFMLLGGIGGASALGFI; encoded by the coding sequence ATGATGGGTCCGGCGCACTCACTGTCCGGGGCGGCAGCCTGGCTGGGGGTGGGAGCGGCGGCCGCGGCCGCCGGGCACCCGATGCCCTGGCCGGTCCTCGTCGTCGGCGCGCTCATCTGTGCCGGTGCCGCCCTCGCACCCGACCTGGACCACAAGTCGGCGACGATCTCGCGCGCCTTCGGCCCGCTCTCCAAGGGGCTGTGCGAGGTGGTCGACAAGATCTCCTACGCGGTCTACAAGGCCACCCGCGCCCCCAAGGACGCCCGCCGGACCGGCGGCCACCGCACCCTGACGCACACCTGGCTGTGGGCCGTCCTGATCGGCGCGGGCTCCTCCGCGCTGGCGGTCACCACCGACCGCTGGGGCGTGCTGGTCCTGCTCTTCGTCCACCTGGTACTGGCTGTCGAGGGCCTGCTGTGGCGGGCCGCCCGGATGTCCAGCGACGTCCTCGTCTGGCTGCTGGGCGCCACCAGCGCCTGGATCCTGGCGGGCGTCCTCGACCAGCCCGGCAACGGCGCCGGATGGCTGTTCACCGACCCGGGCCAGGAATACCTCTGGCTCGGCCTGCCGATCCTGCTCGGCGCCCTGGTCCACGACATCGGCGACGCCCTGACCGTCTCCGGCTGCCCCATCCTGTGGCCCCTGCCGATCGCCGGGAAGCGCTGGTACCCCGTCGGCCCGCCCAAGGGGATGCGCTTCCGGGCCGGGAGCTGGGTGGAGCTCAAGGTGCTGATGCCCGTGTTCATGCTGCTCGGCGGCATAGGCGGAGCCTCGGCCCTCGGCTTCATCTAG